A genomic segment from Ptychodera flava strain L36383 chromosome 8, AS_Pfla_20210202, whole genome shotgun sequence encodes:
- the LOC139138544 gene encoding pikachurin-like, translating into MDKTIILLFTLSLAVIFSSSTGQYLYSGAFPFRGHCGQMSPCSQICEDLPHGYYRCDCWKGHKLARNGYMCIDEVIKTDVKVKNNHQGDDPNASSLGKGGTLGELRHNKVIEAMETAAKEMEEEVDNSVKGTPEPCGEDLSCLNSGQCVLSPITGSHVCQCPLGTLGKQCQIDSMEVKYPQLWGNGYVAFPKLLTAYKTFQITLEFRPTKLNGLLLFSSERPTARGDFFSVALINGHAEFRFNCGTGAAIIRSNYTVTLNKWHKLTVYRSRYSGWLQVNDEEAVHGQSPGLYNRITLRELFYLGGYKNITAISRYTGIDRGFAGCVKSLTVNEHRYDMRKRIEKTNKRGQVVSQIGDILEGMDVGECSSSVCKNVTCHGGGTCLTDSVDTYICLCPLGRAGIHCEQEITIHIPSFSGTSYMTYEGLNNTKLSYLEVEIIFRPRTPNGLILYDALRTDTTGDFISLAMSGGHLEFRFDCGTGPAIVRSHSNLTLDEWHVAVFSRTGLEGILELDDEPAVKAKAEGAFTQTSFSTDLYLGGHDNWDVMAKYAAVNSSFIGDVQKVVINDKPLDLVEHALAAINIINADHPCVGAPCQHDGDCVPNHDVYTCDCHLGYEGDNCENELLFSDDAKEFEFHGRSYLHLTHPDLLKRVTGSKIDVKLSFKTTRSDGLILWTGQDVMTRSSDYLALGLEQGHLKFSYNLGSGEAVIISNHTVTDGEWHRVHLHREGREATLTVDSVNTVTGTSPGRLKQLNTNNGLYLGGMNDIVELSQRRYASGLSGCLQSVTLATDYHLDLIADATDARNIKECGA; encoded by the exons ATGAAGTTATAAAGACTGATGTTAAAGTGAAAAATAATCACCAAGGTGATGATCCAAATGCATCCAGTCTCGGAAAAGGTGGAACCTTGGGAGAACTCCGTCACAACAAAGTCATTGAAGCCATGGAAACGGCTGCCAAGGAGATGGAGGAAGAAGTGGATAACTCAGTGAAGGGGACACCAGAGCCATGTGGAGAGGATCTGTCTTGTTTGAATTCAGGGCAGTGTGTTCTGAGTCCAATCACAGGGTCCCATGTGTGTCAGTGTCCATTAGGAACGCTGGGAAAACAGTGCCAGATAG ATTCCATGGAAGTCAAATATCCACAGCTATGGGGCAATGGTTACGTGGCATTTCCTAAGCTGCTGACAGCCTACAAGACATTCCAGATCACGTTGGAATTCAGGCCAACCAAACTCAATGGATTGCTGTTATTCAGCAGTGAACGGCCCACAGCCAGAGGCGACTTTTTCTCAGTGGCATTGATCAATGGTCATGCCGAGTTCAG GTTTAATTGCGGCACAGGTGCAGCAATAATTCGGAGTAATTACACAGTGACTCTGaataaatggcataaattgacAGTGTACAGATCACGCTACAGTGGTTGGCTCCAAGTCAATGACGAAGAAGCAGTGCATGGCCAGTCACCG GGTTTGTACAACAGGATAACTCTTAGAGAACTCTTTTACCTTGGTGGATACAAAAACATCACAGCCATATCCAGGTACACTGGCATAGACAGAGGATTTGCCGGGTGTGTGAAGTCTCTCACAGTTAACGAACACCGCTACGATATGAGAAAACGcattgagaaaacaaacaaacgaggACAGGTTGTGTCGCAGATTGGTGACATTCTGGAAGGCATGGATGTCG GTGAATGCAGTAGCAGTGTTTGCAAGAACGTGACTTGCCATGGAGGTGGTACCTGTCTTACTGATTCAGTGGATACCTACATCTGTCTCTGCCCTCTTGGAAGAGCCGGTATTCACTGTGAACAAG AGATCACAATTCACATTCCATCATTCAGTGGAACATCATACATGACATACGAAGGTTTGAACAACACCAAGCTGTCATACCTGGAAGTTGAAATCATTTTCCGACCCAGAACACCAAATGGCTTGATACTCTACGATGCCCTCCGTACTGACACTACGGGTGATTTCATTTCCCTGGCTATGTCTGGTGGTCATTTGGAGTTCAGATTTGACTGTGGTACAGGACCAGCTATTGTAAG ATCTCACAGCAACCTGACCCTTGATGAATGGCATGTGGCCGTGTTCTCCAGAACAGGTCTGGAAGGTATCCTTGAACTTGATGATGAGCCAGCTGTCAAGGCCAAGGCAGAAGGAGCGTTCACACAGACATCATTCAGCACTGATCTGTACCTGGGTGGACATGATAACTGGGACGTAATGGCCAAGTATGCTGCAGTCAACTCATCATTCATTGGTGATGTGCAGAAG GTTGTCATCAACGACAAACCGCTGGATCTTGTGGAGCATGCGCTGGCCGCCATCAACATCATCAATGCTGACCACCCATGTGTGGGCGCTCCATGTCAACATGATGGAGACTGTGTACCGAACCATGATGTCTACACATGTGACTGTCACCTTGGATACGAAGGAGACAACTGTGAGAATG AACTGTTATTCTCTGATGACGCCAAAGAGTTTGAATTCCACGGAAGAAGTTATCTACACCTCACACATCCAGATCTCTTAAAAAG GGTGACCGGTTCAAAGATTGATGTGAAGTTGAGTTTTAAAACAACACGTAGCGATGGATTGATATTGTGGACAGGTCAGGACGTCATGACCAGGTCCAGTGACTATCTAGCCCTGGGTCTGGAACAAGGTCACCTCAAATTCAG CTATAATCTTGGAAGTGGAGAGGCTGTTATCATCAGCAATCATACAGTCACTGATGGTGAATGGCATAGAGTTCATCTACACAGGGAAGGCAGAGAGGCTACACTTACAGTGGACAGTGTCAACACAGTCACAGGCACATCTCCAGGCAGACTCAAACAGCTTAATACCAACAATGGTCTCTACCTAG GTGGtatgaatgacattgttgaGCTGTCTCAGCGACGGTATGCCTCTGGACTTTCCGGTTGTCTGCAGAGTGTCACCTTGGCGACGGACTACCATCTGGATCTCATAGCTGATGCTACAGATGCCAGAAACATCAAGGAATGTGGTGCATAG